The Leptotrichia sp. OH3620_COT-345 sequence TAAAGCCTTATGGAAGTTTAAAACTTGAATATGGAAGATTTGGAAGTATAAAGGAAAAGACAGGAGAAGTAAGGCTTGAAGTAAAAGGGAATGATTATCATTCTATAAAGCCTGAAGTGGGAGTTGAATTCAAGTATAAGCAACCGTTGGCGGTAAAGACTACATTTGTTACTACACTTGGATTGGGTTATGAGAATGAGCTTGGAAAAGTAGGAGATGTAGGCAATAAAGGAAGAGT is a genomic window containing:
- a CDS encoding autotransporter outer membrane beta-barrel domain-containing protein; the protein is KPYGSLKLEYGRFGSIKEKTGEVRLEVKGNDYHSIKPEVGVEFKYKQPLAVKTTFVTTLGLGYENELGKVGDVGNKGRV